The genomic DNA GTTAACGTTCAGATGTCCCGTATCGAGGCAGACGCCTAACCCCTGAACATCCGCCTTCTCTAGTAGAAGGAGTAGGTCCGCCGGTGAGGCGCCGAACCACGGTTCGACACAGTTTTCAAACGCCACCTTCACCCCATATTCCTCCCCGACCTCCGCGAGCCTTCTAGCGATCTCCACGTTCAACTCAACCACCTCCTTTATGACCCTGTCATACGCCTCATCCAGCCTCGGCCTCGGGAAACCTAGGTGAACCACCAATACATCGGCCTCGAGCATAGAGGTGTATCTCAGCCACTCCTCCATCCTCCCTAGCGCCTTCTCCCGAGACACAGGGTCGCCGGAAGTAAGCTCAAAATTTATACCACCGTATTCTCCATGAACCTGGTACGGCTTAACAGAGTAGCTCTTAGCCTTCTCGGCAACCTCCTTCACACGTCTCATAAGGCTCTCCCCGGC from Candidatus Bathyarchaeota archaeon includes the following:
- a CDS encoding sugar phosphate isomerase/epimerase is translated as MRTMEFGLDIWLLYPSLGLEKTLETVEREGFRYIEYPYEMFRDAGESLMRRVKEVAEKAKSYSVKPYQVHGEYGGINFELTSGDPVSREKALGRMEEWLRYTSMLEADVLVVHLGFPRPRLDEAYDRVIKEVVELNVEIARRLAEVGEEYGVKVAFENCVEPWFGASPADLLLLLEKADVQGLGVCLDTGHLNVNGLNVAGSIRRLGDAIIATHLHDNDGRYDQHLPPLAGSIDWREVLKAFREIKFDKPLIYEFGSQRGQSPENIVATLRLVTGYLKSIG